The Microscilla marina ATCC 23134 genome includes a region encoding these proteins:
- a CDS encoding alpha/beta hydrolase, translating into MEIQHFSWNLDKTTIKGNVWTTDNPPKGVVALVHGFGEHIDRYQHVAEYFNTRDIALIGYDQRGHGKTNGKRGHVHPYEHLLNDVDRLLQETKNRFPGVPIILYGHSWGGNTVSNYILKKEVLPLVGVVLSSPWLRLAFEPPKLQVLLGKLVGKFLPGMTQPNNLDSAELSNDQEVGKAYDTDPLVHGQVSVATFFGAHNGGNWALENASKLTVDTLIMHGTADKITSHEASKEFAQKAGDKATLQLWEGLRHETHNEIKKDEVLKFVADWIVTKLA; encoded by the coding sequence ATGGAAATACAACATTTCAGTTGGAACCTGGACAAAACCACTATCAAGGGCAATGTATGGACCACCGACAACCCACCTAAAGGTGTGGTAGCTTTAGTACATGGTTTTGGCGAACACATAGACCGCTACCAACATGTAGCCGAATATTTTAACACCCGCGACATTGCCCTCATTGGCTACGACCAACGTGGACACGGAAAAACCAATGGTAAAAGAGGGCATGTACACCCTTATGAGCATTTATTAAATGATGTGGATCGTTTGCTCCAGGAAACAAAGAACAGGTTTCCGGGCGTACCTATTATTTTGTATGGGCACAGTTGGGGAGGAAATACGGTCAGTAATTATATTTTAAAAAAAGAGGTTTTACCACTGGTTGGGGTAGTGCTCTCATCGCCTTGGTTGCGCCTGGCTTTTGAACCACCCAAGCTCCAGGTCCTGTTAGGCAAGTTGGTGGGTAAGTTTTTGCCAGGTATGACCCAACCCAATAACCTGGACTCTGCCGAGCTGTCGAACGACCAGGAGGTGGGCAAAGCTTATGACACTGACCCCTTGGTACATGGGCAAGTGTCGGTGGCTACGTTTTTTGGGGCGCACAATGGAGGCAATTGGGCTTTAGAGAATGCCTCAAAGCTCACTGTTGACACTTTGATCATGCACGGCACCGCCGACAAAATCACTTCACACGAAGCCTCTAAAGAATTTGCCCAAAAAGCGGGCGATAAGGCTACCTTGCAATTATGGGAGGGCTTGCGTCACGAAACACATAATGAAATAAAAAAAGACGAGGTACTCAAATTTGTAGCCGATTGGATAGTTACCAAACTGGCTTAA
- the sdaAA gene encoding L-serine ammonia-lyase, iron-sulfur-dependent, subunit alpha: MALLFENFESWRQYCKDKKLPLYKPVLEYEIEQKGRDEQTIQEGLLKAYQVMKEAVKTGLNSDMTSRSGMIDNGAKKVYNHPVTVLSREFTEVISSALAAKEVNSCMGRVVAAPTAGASGILPGVLTNLQSLHGLSDEKICEGLLVAAGIALIIERNASLAGAVGGCQAETGSAAAMGSGAIVYCLGGTVDQAFNAVAITIQCMLGLVCDPVAGLVEVPCVVRNASAAAIAFSSAQIAIADVNAVIPVDECIEAMGEIGQSMETRYKETALGGLAATLTGKGIAKKVLIQDIEILPDEDTE; encoded by the coding sequence ATGGCATTATTATTCGAAAATTTTGAGAGCTGGAGACAATACTGTAAAGATAAAAAACTACCCTTGTATAAACCTGTATTAGAATATGAAATAGAGCAAAAGGGACGAGACGAGCAAACCATACAAGAGGGCTTGCTTAAGGCATACCAAGTAATGAAAGAGGCCGTAAAGACTGGCTTAAACAGCGACATGACTTCGCGCTCAGGAATGATTGACAATGGAGCAAAAAAAGTATACAACCATCCTGTAACTGTGCTATCGCGTGAGTTTACCGAAGTGATTTCCAGTGCATTGGCTGCCAAAGAAGTAAACTCTTGCATGGGGCGGGTAGTAGCAGCACCTACCGCGGGAGCATCAGGCATATTGCCTGGGGTGCTTACCAACTTGCAGAGTTTGCACGGGTTGTCTGACGAAAAAATATGCGAAGGTTTGCTGGTAGCCGCCGGCATTGCCTTGATCATAGAGCGCAACGCCAGTCTTGCCGGGGCAGTAGGAGGGTGTCAGGCAGAAACTGGCTCCGCTGCGGCCATGGGGTCGGGCGCTATAGTTTATTGTTTGGGAGGCACCGTCGACCAAGCCTTCAACGCTGTAGCCATTACCATTCAGTGTATGCTGGGGTTGGTGTGCGATCCGGTAGCAGGCTTGGTAGAAGTACCTTGTGTAGTGCGCAACGCCAGTGCTGCTGCCATTGCCTTTTCTTCGGCACAAATTGCCATTGCTGACGTAAACGCGGTGATTCCAGTAGACGAATGTATAGAAGCCATGGGAGAGATAGGACAAAGCATGGAAACCCGCTACAAAGAAACTGCCTTGGGTGGTTTGGCGGCAACCCTTACGGGGAAAGGCATTGCCAAAAAGGTGTTAATTCAAGATATTGAGATTTTACCCGATGAAGATACTGAGTGA
- a CDS encoding PP2C family protein-serine/threonine phosphatase — MDVALVVIDLALEVLHFAGAKRPLIYCQGGQIYKIPGDRRGIGGRQKEAKRTFTPHKIRLTNISPTTLYLFSDGFIDQFGGVNHQRYTSRCFLELLQNIGDQPLDRQQQQLMQALDQWQGANEQTDDILVMGVRLPPSVVK, encoded by the coding sequence ATGGATGTAGCTCTGGTGGTCATTGACCTTGCCCTGGAAGTACTACATTTTGCCGGAGCCAAGCGTCCGCTAATTTATTGCCAAGGGGGACAAATCTATAAAATACCAGGAGATCGTCGAGGCATAGGTGGTCGTCAAAAGGAAGCCAAACGTACTTTTACCCCCCACAAAATACGCCTGACGAACATTTCGCCTACGACTCTTTATCTTTTCTCCGATGGTTTTATCGATCAGTTTGGTGGAGTTAATCACCAACGCTATACCAGCCGATGTTTTCTGGAGTTATTGCAAAATATTGGGGATCAGCCACTGGATCGGCAACAACAACAACTGATGCAGGCGCTGGATCAATGGCAAGGAGCCAACGAGCAAACTGACGATATTTTGGTAATGGGGGTGAGATTGCCTCCTTCGGTAGTTAAATAA
- a CDS encoding transposase: protein MQIFPNEFLDVIIQYKAVFSKRIYSHVQFLLTGAILCQGKRTVNSVLRILGLGKVKNFGKYHRVLSRAKWSALACSKILLRQILRLQLPGDDVVIDIDETIERKWGSKIGKRGIYRDSVRSSKSHFVKCSGLRWLCVMLLTDIVWASRVWALPFLSVLAPSER from the coding sequence ATGCAAATATTCCCGAATGAGTTTCTAGATGTGATAATACAATATAAAGCTGTTTTTTCAAAGCGTATATATTCTCATGTTCAATTTTTACTCACTGGGGCAATTTTATGCCAGGGTAAACGCACCGTAAATTCTGTGCTTCGTATTTTGGGCTTGGGTAAGGTGAAAAATTTCGGAAAGTATCACCGAGTTTTGAGTCGGGCAAAATGGTCAGCCCTTGCCTGTTCTAAAATATTACTTCGTCAAATTTTAAGATTACAACTCCCTGGTGATGATGTAGTAATTGATATTGATGAAACCATTGAACGAAAGTGGGGAAGTAAAATTGGCAAACGTGGCATTTACAGAGACAGTGTTCGTAGTAGTAAATCTCATTTTGTCAAGTGTAGTGGTTTGCGTTGGCTTTGTGTGATGTTATTGACCGACATCGTATGGGCTAGTCGGGTTTGGGCATTACCCTTTTTAAGTGTTTTAGCACCCAGCGAACGATAG